In Phyllostomus discolor isolate MPI-MPIP mPhyDis1 chromosome 3, mPhyDis1.pri.v3, whole genome shotgun sequence, a single genomic region encodes these proteins:
- the ALDOB gene encoding fructose-bisphosphate aldolase B, with translation MAHQFPALTAEQKKELSEIAQRIVANGKGILAADESVGTMGNRLQRINVENTEENRRQFREILFSVDNSISQSIGGVILFHETLYQKDSQGKLFRNILKEKGIVVGIKLDQGTAPLAGTNKETTIQGLDGLSQRCAQYKKDGVDFGKWRAVLRIDKQCPSPLAIQENANALARYASICQQNGLVPIVEPEVIPDGDHDLEHCQYVTEKVLATVYKALNDHHVYLEGTLLKPNMVTAGHACTKKYTPQQVAMATVTALHRTVPAAVPGICFLSGGMSEEDATLNLNAINLCPLPKPWKLSFSYGRALQASALAAWGGKAANKKATQEAFVKRAMVNCQAAQGKYIPMGSSSAASTQSLFTANYTY, from the exons ATGGCCCACCAATTCCCAGCTCTCACAGCAGAACAGAAGAAGGAGCTCTCAGAAATTGCCCAGCGCATCGTTGCCAATGGGAAGGGGATCTTGGCTGCCGATGAGTCTGTAG GCACCATGGGAAACCGCCTGCAGAGGATCAACGTGGAGAACACAGAAGAGAACCGACGGCAGTTCCGAGAAATCCTCTTCTCCGTGGACAACTCCATCAGCCAGAGCATCGGGGGTGTGATCCTGTTCCACGAGACCCTCTACCAGAAGGACAGCCAGGGAAAGCTGTTCAGAAACATCCTTAAGGAAAAGGGCATCGTGGTGGGGATTAAG TTGGACCAAGGAACTGCTCCTCTAGCAGGAACAAACAAGGAAACCACCATTCAAG GACTCGATGGCCTTTCTCAGCGCTGCGCTCAGTATAAGAAAGACGGTGTTGACTTTGGGAAGTGGCGTGCTGTGCTGAGGATCGACAAACAGTGTCCATCCCCCCTTGCTATCCAGGAAAACGCCAACGCCCTGGCTCGCTACGCCAGCATCTGTCAGCAG AATGGGCTGGTACCCATCGTTGAACCAGAGGTAATTCCTGATGGTGACCATGACCTGGAACACTGCCAGTATGTTACTGAGAAG GTCCTGGCTACTGTCTACAAGGCCCTGAATGACCATCATGTTTACCTGGAGGGCACTCTGCTGAAGCCCAACATGGTGACCGCTGGGCATGCCTGCACCAAGAAGTATACTCCACAGCAAGTGGCTATGGCCACCGTCACGGCTCTCCACCGTACCGTGCCTGCAGCTGTTCCTG GCATCTGCTTTTTGTCTGGTGGCATGAGTGAAGAGGATGCTACCCTCAACCTCAATGCtatcaacctctgccctctgccaaAGCCCTGGAAGCTCAGTTTCTCTTATGGACGGGCCCTGCAGGCCAGTGCACTGGCCGCCTGGGGTGGCAAGGCTGCGAACAAGAAGGCAACACAGGAGGCCTTCGTGAAGCGGGCCATG GTTAACTGCCAGGCAGCCCAAGGCAAGTACATTCCCATGGGCTCTTCCAGTGCTGCTTCCACCCAGTCACTCTTCACAGCCAACTACACCTACTAG